The following coding sequences lie in one Zingiber officinale cultivar Zhangliang chromosome 2B, Zo_v1.1, whole genome shotgun sequence genomic window:
- the LOC122048976 gene encoding transcription factor WRKY19-like isoform X1 yields the protein MESNACAAALLAELSQAKELLKELELNLHCLDLCKALTPRIASSIRNSFLMAESFSTKAGHDQSLFSSLALRPRTLTPRRRMSLLPSWRCQVRLSSVSGGVKGQGEGDGFTWRKYGQKEILGAKYPRAYFRCAHRASHGCPAKKQVQRSDDDPSVYDVTYHGDHTCLEQHDQEQSAAALKVEGEEEYFVGQVAPSFGPMEEQFFSSSPYQFGSFHGAESSSLPMEFDGDGEIDPVSIWAGVEWMS from the exons ATGGAGAGCAATGCCTGCGCTGCTGCTCTGCTCGCCGAGCTCAGCCAAGCCAAGGAGCTGCTCAAGGAGCTGGAGTTAAATCTGCATTGCCTTGACCTCTGCAAGGCTCTAACTCCCAGGATCGCTTCCTCCATCCGCAACTCATTTCTCATGGCCGAATCCTTCAGCACTAAAGCCGGCCACGATCAGTCTCTGTTCTCCTCGCTCGCCCTGCGACCTCGTACCTTGACGCCCAGAAGAAG GATGTCGCTGCTGCCATCATGGAGGTGCCAGGTGAGGCTGAGCTCGGTGTCCGGCGGAGTGAAAGGCCAGGGGGAGGGCGACGGCTTCACATGGAGGAAGTATGGCCAGAAAGAGATTCTCGGAGCTAAATATCCAAG GGCCTATTTCCGGTGCGCTCATCGGGCCTCGCACGGATGCCCCGCGAAGAAGCAGGTGCAGCGATCGGACGACGACCCCTCGGTCTACGACGTCACCTACCATGGTGACCACACTTGCCTCGAGCAGCACGATCAGGAACAGAGTGCGGCGGCGCTGAAAGTTGAAGGAGAGGAGGAGTACTTTGTGGGGCAGGTTGCGCCTTCCTTTGGGCCCATGGAGGAGCAGTTTTTCTCTTCTTCGCCGTACCAGTTTGGGAGCTTTCATGGAGCAGAGAGCAGTTCGCTTCCAATGGAGTTTGACGGAGACGGGGAGATCGACCCTGTCAGCATCTGGGCAGGAGTGGAATGGATGTCATAG
- the LOC122048976 gene encoding transcription factor WRKY19-like isoform X2, whose amino-acid sequence MSLLPSWRCQVRLSSVSGGVKGQGEGDGFTWRKYGQKEILGAKYPRAYFRCAHRASHGCPAKKQVQRSDDDPSVYDVTYHGDHTCLEQHDQEQSAAALKVEGEEEYFVGQVAPSFGPMEEQFFSSSPYQFGSFHGAESSSLPMEFDGDGEIDPVSIWAGVEWMS is encoded by the exons ATGTCGCTGCTGCCATCATGGAGGTGCCAGGTGAGGCTGAGCTCGGTGTCCGGCGGAGTGAAAGGCCAGGGGGAGGGCGACGGCTTCACATGGAGGAAGTATGGCCAGAAAGAGATTCTCGGAGCTAAATATCCAAG GGCCTATTTCCGGTGCGCTCATCGGGCCTCGCACGGATGCCCCGCGAAGAAGCAGGTGCAGCGATCGGACGACGACCCCTCGGTCTACGACGTCACCTACCATGGTGACCACACTTGCCTCGAGCAGCACGATCAGGAACAGAGTGCGGCGGCGCTGAAAGTTGAAGGAGAGGAGGAGTACTTTGTGGGGCAGGTTGCGCCTTCCTTTGGGCCCATGGAGGAGCAGTTTTTCTCTTCTTCGCCGTACCAGTTTGGGAGCTTTCATGGAGCAGAGAGCAGTTCGCTTCCAATGGAGTTTGACGGAGACGGGGAGATCGACCCTGTCAGCATCTGGGCAGGAGTGGAATGGATGTCATAG